One Streptomyces sp. 840.1 genomic window, GCGAGGTCGTCGAACCCGGCACCCCCGGGCTCGCCGCCGTCGTCGAGGCGTTCGGCACCGGGATCCTGGCCCCGGACGGCACGCTCGACCGGCCCAAGCTCGGCGCGCTCGTCTTCTCCGACGCCGAACGGCTGGCCGCCCTCAACGCGATCGTCCACCCGCTGGTCGGCGCCCGCTCGGCCGAGCTGGAACGGGCCGCGCGCCCCGGTTCCGTGGTCGTCCACGACGTACCCCTCCTCACCGAGAACGGCCTCGCCCCCCTCTACGACCTGGTCGTCGTCGTCGACGCCGGTCCCGGGACCCAGCTCGACCGGCTCGTGCGGCTGCGCGGGATGACGGAGGCGGACGCCCGCGCCCGGATGGCTGCGCAGGCCACCCGGGAGGAGCGGCTGGCCGTCGCCGACCTGGTCATCGACAACGACGGACCGGTCGAGGCCCTGGCCCCGCAGGTGCGTGAGGTCTGGTCGGAGCTGGTGCGCAGGGCCGAGGCGGTCTGAGACCGCAGCCGCCGTGCTCCGACCCGGACCGCACCGGAATACCGGACCCCGGGGCGACGTTCACACCGAGGTGGCCGAGGGAAGGATGCGACTGTGCCCGAGAGGAACCCGGAAACCCACGTCATAGACTTCCGCGCGGCCGAGCAGCTGCTGGCGGCGCGCGATCCCCGGGGTGCCGTGAAGCTGCTCGACTCGGTCATCGCCTCGCACCCGGAGAACACCGCCGCCCGGCTGCTGCGCGCCCGTGCCTTCTTCGCGGCCGCCCAACTGCGTCCCGCCGAGCTCGAATTCGAACTCGTACTGGAACGTGAACCGGACAACGCCTTCGCGCACTTCGCACTGGCCCGCACCTTCGAGCGCGCCGGCCATCCGGAGCGGGCGACGCGCCACTTCAGGCTCGCGGCGGCTCTCGACCCCAACCCGGAGTACCTGAGGGCCGCTCGCTTCGACGGTTGATGCGGTGGACGATCACCACCAGATCCACCAGGACCAGGACGAGGAGCACGCCGCAGGCGGCGGCCCACCCCGGGCGGCCCGTCAGCGTGAACGCCGTCAGGCCGAAGACGGCCCAGGCCAGGCCCCATAGACTCAGCCAGAGCCGCAGACGCAGAGAACTGCGCGCAGTCGTCGGTTCACTACCGGTACGCATGGCCATCGCCTCTCCTACCAGCATGGACCCGCGACGGCGCAATGCGGCGGATCCGAGCCACGAGAGTGGACCGACGAGAGATGGCGGGGGTGCCGGCGATGAGCGGTGCGGCATGGGGAAACGGGTACGTTCGCAGGGCCCGGGTCAGGGGCTGCCTGCTAGGCGGCGCGATAGGGGACGCCCTGGGCAATCCGGTGGAGTTCCTGTCGCTCGCGGGTATCCGGCGGGCACACGGTGAGCAGGGCGTACGCGGTCTGACGGCCGACGAGGACGGGGTGACCGGGCGCGTCACGGACGACACCCAGATGACGCTCTTCACCGCGGAAGGGCTGATCAGGTCCCACTCCCGGGCCACGTCCAAGGGCATCGGCGGCGCCGAGACCGCCGTCATCAGGCACGCCTACCTGCGCTGGCTCGACACCCAGAACCACCCCGCGCCCCCCGCCCGGGGCGGGGACGACCTGATCCGCACCGGCTGGCTCAGGGAGCAGCCCTGGCTCTACGCGCGACGGGCCCCCGGCAACGCCTGCCTGACCGGGCTCGCGGCCGGGCACACCCCCGACCCGAGGGCCCCGCTCGGCGGGCCCGGCCCGGTCAACACCGGCTCCAAGGGCTGCGGCACGGTGATGCGCTCCGCCCCCTTCGGGCTGACCGGCGGACCTGCGGACGAGGCCTTCACACTGGCCGCCCGCTGCGCTCGGATCACCCACGGCCACCCCACCGGCGGCTACGCGGCCGGCGCGCTCGCGGCGATCGTCGCCCACCTGCTGGAGGGCGACTCCCTGCCCGGAGCCGTACTGCGGGCCATGGAGCTGCTGGCCCGCCACCCCGGCCACGAGGAGACGGCCGCCGCGCTCCGGTCGGCCTTCGAACTGGCCGGCCGGGGCGCACCGAACGCGGAGAAGGTGGAGTCGCTCGGCGCGGGCTGGGTGGCCGAGGAGGCCCTCGCCATCGCCGTGTACTGCGCGCTGGTGCTGCCGCGCGCGGACCAGGTGGGCGAGGCCCTGCTGCTCTCGGTCAACCACTCGGGCGACAGCGACTCCACCGGCGCCGTCTGCGGCAACCTGCTCGGCGCCTACCACGGCGACGTACACCTCCCGCCGTCCTGGCTGGTGCGCACCGAGGGGCGGGCGGTGATCGCCGAGGTGGCCGACGACCTGTCCCTGGAGTTCGAGCACGCGGTGGACTGGCCGTCCGGCCGCTATCCGGGGTGCTGAGGTGAGCCGGGCCGTGCGTCAGCCGGTCAGGAGCCTGGTGCGCAGGGCTTCCACGGTCGCCGCGTTCGCGACCTGGTGGTCGCCGTAGGTCCTTGGCGTTGCCCGCGACCTCCAGCACGTCCTCCAGCACCTCAGCGCCGCACCGGTCGCGCGCCGGCCGGTGTGAGGGCGGTGCGGGGAGGGGAGGAGGGGAACGGCGCCGGCGGGCCGTTCGTTCGGCGAAGTATGAGCGGACCACTGGTACGTGAGGGTTATTCGGGAACGGGACCCGGCGGAATCACTCCGGACGGCTGTGCGGTGGAGCTGTACACCCGGCTGCCCGTGGGTGACGAACCGGACGTGATCGCGGCGGCGGTTCCCGCCGGATCGAGCATCCTGGAGCTGGGCTGCGGCGCGGGCCGGGTGACGCACCCCCTGGCCCGGGGCGGCTTCGAGGTCACGGCGGTGGACGAGTCGCCCCAGATGCTGGAGCACGTGCACGGCGTACGGAAGGTGTGCAGCCCCATCGAGTCCCTCGACCTCGGTGAGGAGACGTTCGACGTGGTGATGCTGGCGTCCTTCCTGGTGCACGCGGGCGACCACCGGGTGCGGGACGCGCTGCTGCGGACCTGCCGCAGATAT contains:
- the coaE gene encoding dephospho-CoA kinase; translation: MLKVGLTGGIGAGKSEVSGLLVGLGAVLVDADRIAREVVEPGTPGLAAVVEAFGTGILAPDGTLDRPKLGALVFSDAERLAALNAIVHPLVGARSAELERAARPGSVVVHDVPLLTENGLAPLYDLVVVVDAGPGTQLDRLVRLRGMTEADARARMAAQATREERLAVADLVIDNDGPVEALAPQVREVWSELVRRAEAV
- a CDS encoding tetratricopeptide repeat protein, which gives rise to MPERNPETHVIDFRAAEQLLAARDPRGAVKLLDSVIASHPENTAARLLRARAFFAAAQLRPAELEFELVLEREPDNAFAHFALARTFERAGHPERATRHFRLAAALDPNPEYLRAARFDG
- a CDS encoding DUF6343 family protein, which translates into the protein MPHRSSPAPPPSLVGPLSWLGSAALRRRGSMLVGEAMAMRTGSEPTTARSSLRLRLWLSLWGLAWAVFGLTAFTLTGRPGWAAACGVLLVLVLVDLVVIVHRINRRSERPSGTPGWGREPPRA
- a CDS encoding ADP-ribosylglycohydrolase family protein → MSGAAWGNGYVRRARVRGCLLGGAIGDALGNPVEFLSLAGIRRAHGEQGVRGLTADEDGVTGRVTDDTQMTLFTAEGLIRSHSRATSKGIGGAETAVIRHAYLRWLDTQNHPAPPARGGDDLIRTGWLREQPWLYARRAPGNACLTGLAAGHTPDPRAPLGGPGPVNTGSKGCGTVMRSAPFGLTGGPADEAFTLAARCARITHGHPTGGYAAGALAAIVAHLLEGDSLPGAVLRAMELLARHPGHEETAAALRSAFELAGRGAPNAEKVESLGAGWVAEEALAIAVYCALVLPRADQVGEALLLSVNHSGDSDSTGAVCGNLLGAYHGDVHLPPSWLVRTEGRAVIAEVADDLSLEFEHAVDWPSGRYPGC
- a CDS encoding bifunctional 2-polyprenyl-6-hydroxyphenol methylase/3-demethylubiquinol 3-O-methyltransferase UbiG: MSGPLVREGYSGTGPGGITPDGCAVELYTRLPVGDEPDVIAAAVPAGSSILELGCGAGRVTHPLARGGFEVTAVDESPQMLEHVHGVRKVCSPIESLDLGEETFDVVMLASFLVHAGDHRVRDALLRTCRRYVRDGGVVLIQREGGDYHTGLPRERVDPSGYTIRIVSSEPVGDGVRSVRAEYDFGDARWTQTFRARPLSTEQFEHHLGTAGLRVDRYLTDDGVWVRAVPG